A portion of the uncultured Draconibacterium sp. genome contains these proteins:
- a CDS encoding nitroreductase family protein, producing MNLSEIIKNRYSVRNYKDSKVEKELILEILEAARTAPSAVNFQPWHFIVIQNEELLAQLHSCYDRSWFRSAPTIIVACADHSQSWKRPSDGKDSADIDLAIAIDHITLKATELGLGTCWVCNFDVTSCSAILQLPDNIEPIALIPLGYSDGKRPDKKRKPIDEIVHFDRFNP from the coding sequence ATGAATTTGTCAGAAATTATTAAAAACCGATACTCTGTAAGGAATTACAAAGACTCCAAAGTGGAAAAAGAGTTAATTCTGGAAATATTGGAAGCTGCACGAACGGCTCCGTCTGCCGTAAATTTTCAGCCCTGGCATTTTATTGTAATTCAGAACGAGGAGTTGCTCGCTCAGCTGCATTCTTGTTACGATCGGAGTTGGTTTCGCTCGGCTCCGACAATAATTGTTGCCTGCGCCGATCATTCACAGTCGTGGAAACGACCTTCGGACGGAAAAGATTCGGCTGATATTGATTTGGCGATAGCCATTGATCATATAACACTTAAAGCAACCGAACTTGGCCTGGGAACCTGCTGGGTGTGTAATTTTGATGTAACCAGTTGTTCTGCTATTCTACAACTTCCTGATAATATTGAACCAATCGCATTGATTCCGCTAGGCTACTCCGATGGAAAAAGACCGGATAAAAAGCGTAAACCCATTGATGAGATTGTTCATTTTGATCGTTTTAATCCGTAG